One Perca flavescens isolate YP-PL-M2 chromosome 9, PFLA_1.0, whole genome shotgun sequence genomic window carries:
- the mier2 gene encoding mesoderm induction early response protein 2 isoform X1: MKMAAQSHTAGELPLEELLALYGYTVSDPEKETCRIAARLPDMTLDKDQITEDLFPGEEDEESSADDLTPSVTSNTSDLLRRLQGRDKDTLVSSSDEDSDDASIPSNEEHKEIMVGSMYQAKIPPLRSYSYQERDCSSEDQLLWRPGVLPVQEVEEFLLNAQSPHGQQGAPCTQTRGDTVRDNQQALYELVKCNFNAEEALRRLRFNVKVFSEELCVWSEEECRSFEHGFRVYGKNFHLIHANKVRTRSVGECVEYYYMWKKSDRHEYFTQQATRLSRKKFSLQSESMEDGDQDGEVGELEESNNSSSLLSHSSMATGQLESPLPPQASPDQDKQGGEPSPPQANSPLSLKAMNSVQTGHRKQAGPAGKEDGELVMGLSDLCGDGCPQQLFGCPFSLPPMDGLRDPDSGSCCPSALVQLQSPPSLQSSQWAGGSPPSCHDDYRLPGSCFYQLHMYSGPFVSEGPDCDAAGGGTGSPHGLQVEFSLPSASPPSSSVLPSHFQAFGSLLHFSPVQHPRSLTQ, encoded by the exons ATGAAGATGGCAGCGCAGTCCCACACT GCCGGTGAGCTTCCTTTGGAGGAGCTGCTGGCTCTATATGGTTACACAGTGTCCGATCCAGAGAAGGAGACCTGTCGCATTGCTGCCAGACTGCCAGACATGACACTGGACAAG GATCAGATAACTGAGGATCTCTTTCCTGGGGAGGAGGACGAAGAATCGTCAGCTGATGATCTCACCCCCTCAGTCACCTCAAACACCTCAGATCTGCTCCGCCGCCTCCAAG GTAGAGACAAAGACACGTTAGTCAGCTCATCAGATGAGGACTCCGACGATGCCTCTATTCCCTCCAATGAAGAGCACAAG GAGATCATGGTTGGCTCTATGTACCAGGCGAAAATCCCTCCACTCCGTTCATATTCCTACCAGGAGAGAG ACTGCAGCAGTGAGGACCAGTTGCTGTGGAGGCCGGGTGTTCTGCCAGTGCAGGAAGTAGAAGAGTTTTTGCTGAATGCACAGAGCCCACATGGCCAGCAGGGGGcaccatgcacacaaacacgAGGAGACACTGTCAGAGACAACCAACAG GCACTGTATGAACTAGTAAAATGCAACTTTAATGCAGAAGAGGCACTGAGACGACTACGCTTCAATGTGAAAGTGTTCAGCG AAGAGCTTTGTGTCTGGAGTGAGGAGGAGTGTAGGAGTTTTGAGCATGGCTTTCGGGTTTACGGGAAAAACTTCCACCTCATTCATGCTAATAAG gTACGAACGCGCTCCGTTGGGGAGTGTGTGGAGTATTACTACATGTGGAAGAAGTCTGACCGTCACGAGTACTTTACCCAGCAGGCCACCAGGCTCAGCCGCAAGAAGTTCAGCCTCCAATCAGAGAGCAT GGAAGATGGCGACCAAGATGGGGAGGTTGGGGAGCTGGAGGAAAGCAACAATTCCTCAAGCTTGTTGTCCCACAGCTCCATGGCCACTGGGCAGCTGGAGTCCCCATTACCTCCCCAGGCGAGCCCGGACCAGGACAAACAAG GAGGAGAGCCGTCCCCGCCGCAGGCGAACTCCCCGCTTTCTCTTAAAGCCATGAACTCGGTCCAGACAGGCCACAGAAAGCAGGCTGGGCCTGCAGGTAAAGAAG ATGGTGAGCTGGTGATGGGGCTGTCAGACTTGTGTGGTGACGGATGTCCTCAGCAGCTCTTTGGCTGTCCCTTCTCTCTCCCGCCCATGGACGGCCTGCGGGATCCTGACTCAGGCAGTTGTTGTCCCTCAGCTCTAGTTCAGCTCCAGTCCCCGCCCTCCCTCCAGAGCTCCCAGTGGGCTGGCGGGAGCCCTCCGTCCTGCCATGATGACTATCGCCTCCCAGGCTCCTGTTTTTACCAGCTGCACATGTATAGCGGACCTTTTGTTTCAGAGGGCCCTGACTGTGATGCAGCAGGCGGTGGGACTGGCTCCCCCCACGGGCTGCAGGTAGAGTTTAGTCTGCCGTCTGCCTCACCTCCCTCATCTTCTGTCCTCCCGTCACACTTCCAAGCATTTGGCAGCCTGCTGCACTTCTCTCCTGTCCAGCATCCCCGCTCTCTCACACAGTGA
- the mier2 gene encoding mesoderm induction early response protein 2 isoform X2 yields the protein MKMAAQSHTAGELPLEELLALYGYTVSDPEKETCRIAARLPDMTLDKDQITEDLFPGEEDEESSADDLTPSVTSNTSDLLRRLQGRDKDTLVSSSDEDSDDASIPSNEEHKEIMVGSMYQAKIPPLRSYSYQERDCSSEDQLLWRPGVLPVQEVEEFLLNAQSPHGQQGAPCTQTRGDTVRDNQQALYELVKCNFNAEEALRRLRFNVKVFSEELCVWSEEECRSFEHGFRVYGKNFHLIHANKVRTRSVGECVEYYYMWKKSDRHEYFTQQATRLSRKKFSLQSESMEDGDQDGEVGELEESNNSSSLLSHSSMATGQLESPLPPQASPDQDKQGGEPSPPQANSPLSLKAMNSVQTGHRKQAGPADGELVMGLSDLCGDGCPQQLFGCPFSLPPMDGLRDPDSGSCCPSALVQLQSPPSLQSSQWAGGSPPSCHDDYRLPGSCFYQLHMYSGPFVSEGPDCDAAGGGTGSPHGLQVEFSLPSASPPSSSVLPSHFQAFGSLLHFSPVQHPRSLTQ from the exons ATGAAGATGGCAGCGCAGTCCCACACT GCCGGTGAGCTTCCTTTGGAGGAGCTGCTGGCTCTATATGGTTACACAGTGTCCGATCCAGAGAAGGAGACCTGTCGCATTGCTGCCAGACTGCCAGACATGACACTGGACAAG GATCAGATAACTGAGGATCTCTTTCCTGGGGAGGAGGACGAAGAATCGTCAGCTGATGATCTCACCCCCTCAGTCACCTCAAACACCTCAGATCTGCTCCGCCGCCTCCAAG GTAGAGACAAAGACACGTTAGTCAGCTCATCAGATGAGGACTCCGACGATGCCTCTATTCCCTCCAATGAAGAGCACAAG GAGATCATGGTTGGCTCTATGTACCAGGCGAAAATCCCTCCACTCCGTTCATATTCCTACCAGGAGAGAG ACTGCAGCAGTGAGGACCAGTTGCTGTGGAGGCCGGGTGTTCTGCCAGTGCAGGAAGTAGAAGAGTTTTTGCTGAATGCACAGAGCCCACATGGCCAGCAGGGGGcaccatgcacacaaacacgAGGAGACACTGTCAGAGACAACCAACAG GCACTGTATGAACTAGTAAAATGCAACTTTAATGCAGAAGAGGCACTGAGACGACTACGCTTCAATGTGAAAGTGTTCAGCG AAGAGCTTTGTGTCTGGAGTGAGGAGGAGTGTAGGAGTTTTGAGCATGGCTTTCGGGTTTACGGGAAAAACTTCCACCTCATTCATGCTAATAAG gTACGAACGCGCTCCGTTGGGGAGTGTGTGGAGTATTACTACATGTGGAAGAAGTCTGACCGTCACGAGTACTTTACCCAGCAGGCCACCAGGCTCAGCCGCAAGAAGTTCAGCCTCCAATCAGAGAGCAT GGAAGATGGCGACCAAGATGGGGAGGTTGGGGAGCTGGAGGAAAGCAACAATTCCTCAAGCTTGTTGTCCCACAGCTCCATGGCCACTGGGCAGCTGGAGTCCCCATTACCTCCCCAGGCGAGCCCGGACCAGGACAAACAAG GAGGAGAGCCGTCCCCGCCGCAGGCGAACTCCCCGCTTTCTCTTAAAGCCATGAACTCGGTCCAGACAGGCCACAGAAAGCAGGCTGGGCCTGCAG ATGGTGAGCTGGTGATGGGGCTGTCAGACTTGTGTGGTGACGGATGTCCTCAGCAGCTCTTTGGCTGTCCCTTCTCTCTCCCGCCCATGGACGGCCTGCGGGATCCTGACTCAGGCAGTTGTTGTCCCTCAGCTCTAGTTCAGCTCCAGTCCCCGCCCTCCCTCCAGAGCTCCCAGTGGGCTGGCGGGAGCCCTCCGTCCTGCCATGATGACTATCGCCTCCCAGGCTCCTGTTTTTACCAGCTGCACATGTATAGCGGACCTTTTGTTTCAGAGGGCCCTGACTGTGATGCAGCAGGCGGTGGGACTGGCTCCCCCCACGGGCTGCAGGTAGAGTTTAGTCTGCCGTCTGCCTCACCTCCCTCATCTTCTGTCCTCCCGTCACACTTCCAAGCATTTGGCAGCCTGCTGCACTTCTCTCCTGTCCAGCATCCCCGCTCTCTCACACAGTGA